The Chloroflexota bacterium DNA window TGATGAGCATCTTCTCCACGTTGCTGCGGGAGCGCAGGGAGGTGCCGTGGACGCTCAGGCGCTTGGCCAGGAGGGCGCCGAGGTTCACTTCATGCCTGGCGCCGCCCATGGTGCCGACGATGACCATGCGGCCCTTGACGGCGAGGCTGGCGATGTTCTTCTCCCAGTAGGGCGCGCCGATGACGTCCAGGATGACGTCTACGCCCCGGCCGCCGGTCTTTTCGCGCACCACGGCGGCGAAGTCCTGCTCCCGGTAGTTGATGGGGACGTCCAGGCCGAGCTGCACGGCTTGGGCAAGCTTCTCCTCGGAGCTTGCCGTCCCGAAGGCCATCGCGCCCTTGGCCTTGGCGAGCTGGATCGCGGCGACGCCGACGCCGCTGCCGCAGGCGTGGATGAGGGCGCGCTCGCCCATCTCCAGCCTGCACCAGTTGAAGAGGGCATCGTAGGCGGTGAAGAAGACCTCCGGGATGGAGGCGGCCTCTTCAATGGTCATGGCGTCCGGGATGCGGACGGCCATGGCATGGTGCAGGGTAAGGCGTTCGGCATAGCCACCGCCGCCGAGGAGCCCCATGACGCGGTCGCCTGGGGCGAAGCCGGGAGCCTTGGCGCCGACTCCGGCGACGACGCCGGAGAACTCGAGGCCGGGGATATCGGGAGGGGCGTCCGGCGGCGCTGGGTAGTTGCCGCGGCGCTGGATAAGGTCGGCGCGATTGAGGGCGGCGGCGCGGACTTCGATGAGGAGGTCTTCCGGGCCGGGGAGGGGATCGGCGTAGGGCCTGAGCTGCAGGACTTCGGGGCCGCCGGGCTTGGTGATGACGATGGCGCGCATAGTGAGTGAGGAACTAGGAACGCAGGAACTTTGGAACGTGGGAAGGCAAGAGGAACGC harbors:
- a CDS encoding NAD(P)H-quinone oxidoreductase — translated: MRAIVITKPGGPEVLQLRPYADPLPGPEDLLIEVRAAALNRADLIQRRGNYPAPPDAPPDIPGLEFSGVVAGVGAKAPGFAPGDRVMGLLGGGGYAERLTLHHAMAVRIPDAMTIEEAASIPEVFFTAYDALFNWCRLEMGERALIHACGSGVGVAAIQLAKAKGAMAFGTASSEEKLAQAVQLGLDVPINYREQDFAAVVREKTGGRGVDVILDVIGAPYWEKNIASLAVKGRMVIVGTMGGARHEVNLGALLAKRLSVHGTSLRSRSNVEKMLITAQFRQHVLPLFASGKLRPVVDKVFPLSEAAEAHRYMESNANFGKIVLKA